In Rutidosis leptorrhynchoides isolate AG116_Rl617_1_P2 chromosome 2, CSIRO_AGI_Rlap_v1, whole genome shotgun sequence, one genomic interval encodes:
- the LOC139888493 gene encoding uncharacterized protein, with amino-acid sequence MHQLPENLQSVQILPIHNVHQNLPTHDVQQNLPTNEESTNLQTPNLEEARPEVPPPNTEEFDFFNYGVENVCKIKKTDHPFESVVASSASEEENDREDQDEDENEEEEEKKDVFWNMPLLLSEHDQETESTSQITTSYRVSDLIKVRQTFLNKDDFVNHLYTKCLEENFQIKPVKSDKSRFTAKCMLPNCEWKCSAYKIRHTDNFIVKKLHDVHTCSRTQIMGNNKHASKKVLGSILMESFKAANRDYNPKDIRDDVGNRFRVSISYNQAWRAKCHAIEMLRGSMDDSFRMLPIYLHNIKIHNPGSMTNVVTDNENRFVMCYMSFGAVIRSFVQNVRPIIIVDGAHLKAGYLGTNLVAVAMDANNGILPLAYGIGEGETNKSQLVV; translated from the exons atgcatcaactcccagaaaacttacagtcagtgcaaatcctaccaatacacaatgtccatcaaaacctaccaacacacgatgtccaacaaaacctaccaacaaacgaggagagcacaaaccttcagacacccaatttggaagaagcacgacctgaagtaccacctccaaacacagaagagtttgatttcttcaactatggagttgagaacgtatgtaaaattaaaaaaacagatcacccttttgaatcagttgtcgcgtctagtgcttcggaggaagaaaatgacagagaagatcaagatgaagatgaaaatgaagaagaggaagaaaaaaaggatgtattctggaatatgccacttttattgagtgagcatgaccaagagactgaatctacgagccaaataacaaccagttatagagtatccgatttgattaaagttcgacaaacttttttaaacaaggatgattttgtaaaccatctatacacaaaatgtcttgaagaaaacttccaaattaagcctgtaaagtctgacaaatctcgattcactgctaaatgcatgttgccaaattgtgagtggaaatgtagtgcatacaaaatacgccacactgacaacttcatcgtaaagaaattgcatgacgtacacacatgctcacgtacccaaattatgggaaataataaacatgcttccaaaaaggtgttaggaagtattctgatggaatcgttcaaagctgcaaatcgagactataatccaaaagatatacgtgatgatgttggcaaccgttttcgggtgagcatttcttacaatcaagcatggagagccaagtgtcatgcaatagagatgcttcgtggcagtatggatgactcgttccgaatgcttcccatttatcttcataacattaagattcataacccaggaagcatgacaaatgtggtgactgacaatgaaaatagattcgtgatgtgttacatgtcctttggcgcagtt attcgatcatttgtccaaaatgttcgccctattatcatcgttgatggtgcacatttgaaagctggatacttgggtacaaatttagtcgctgttgcaatggatgccaataacggaattttgccattggcttatggaattggtgaaggcgagacaaacaag TCTCAGTTAGTTGTTTAA
- the LOC139888491 gene encoding uncharacterized protein has product MSQEQGYVEGKLTMKNMLTVIPQVKKMLTERQEKLFRSTCFGPWLDLSYTGNDPGLVHAMLQRKCERSEKLDASKYPEEQQDIWFHFSPNFMIRFGRREFCLVTGFMFGSQTDMAHYIPRNYESKTAPIRRRCFPERPDASNILVSDIQNILIKKQGDVKVPKVSDDDIVRLAIILIVERAFMGKQGQHVVSKQFLWLVEDFNKVNVYPWGSRIWDATYSAVSEGFEVRESQLESGGGKAYTLAGFMWAFKIWILEAYRRTIKSFATKTDKDGVPRALFWKRSSAETFTVSDYLKLLHIMDDCPKRKRPFRSLHPSETERGCQWWIQSSSYFQGDVVEDEKNTQDDNQVEEELGGSLKELLQEESEQTSDPHPTQKGNKLQELLRMVNMLTKRVDDQEKELADCKKKLDDHEKRLKRTGTPGTSGKLAQYADNEDAYVDPRSFSDNDTSPRVVRRGKRERRPTHFLNSPFTTPGYRKPLEKLSDEVASRVKRLKVSYQGTKEAENVLPMETEKPTEKGAEKAVDKQDENVALVSEEIEQGVDLPLVNEAEKQADQHDKKERKRKRKEKDWVGEEEIWSMVDKFINDQGTLQPPPPSAWRDQRKHVGPAKDLKSLILNKQDTRCMFIFQNETFLFLDTEFWKRLLGIAFSGYLENIHIDGWATFLLRFRQRFLPRASQMSSSPQFPIADYTCSSRWTIMPLGFLNQLEKFKSFYDDDTQNEEEKGDTSNPEAEGIIKFNPPDYMYLIGLGDGSDDLYPSWAECDKILIPVHFSDPEHFILLTLNLDEQRVLVYDSLKGCLKKGQLEVVFKNLSDNLPLYLKAIDYFNKKQDSQIVDYYENREDVELMIEDAPYVPMQSGGHGTQGFVCVLAYLKDIRKLMFACLRMFHDIRKVNL; this is encoded by the exons atgtctcaagaacaG GGCTATGTGGAAGGTAAATTGACCATGAAGAATATGTTGACCGTGATTCCTCAGGTCAAGAAAATGTTGACTGAGAGACAAGAAAAATTATTTAGAAGTACATGCTTTGGTCCCTGGTTAGATCTTTCATACACGGGTAATGATCCTGGCCTAGTACATGCCATGCTCCAACGGAAATGTGAGCGTTCAGAAAAATTAGATGCTAGTAAGTACCCTGAAGAGCAACAAGATATATGGTTTCATTTTTCTCCTAATTTTATGATTAGATTTGGTCGGCGTGAATTTTGTTTAGTCACCGGCTTTATGTTTGGTAGCCagacggacatggcacattacatccctcgAAATTATGAATCTAAGACCGCACCCATTAGACGACGTTGTTTTCCAGAACGTCCCGATGCCAGCAACATTTTGGTTAGTGATATACAAAACATCCTTATCAAAAAACAAGGTGATGTAAAGGTTCCCAAGGTTAGTGACGATGATATTGTTCGACTAGCTATAATTTTGATCGTAGAGAGAGCGTTTATGGGGAAGCAGGGGCAACATGTGGTTAGTAAACAGTTTctatggttggttgaagatttcaataaggtgaacgtgtacccatgggggtctcgtatttgggatgctacttactcagcggtgagcgaaggttttgaggttcgagaaagccaattagagagtgggGGTGGAAAGGCTTACACATTGGCTGgttttatgtgggcatttaagatttggatcctcgaggcataccgtcgtaccattaagagttttgcaaccaaaactgataaggatggagtaccaagagcattattttggaagcgttcatctgctgaaacctttacagTGTCTGACTACCTAAAACTTCTACATATAATG GATGATTGTCCGAAGAGAAAAAGACCTTTTCGTTCCCTGCACCCATCTGAGACAGAGAGAGGTTGTCAATGGTGGATCCAGAGTTCCTCTTACTTTCAAGGAGATGTTGTTGAAGACGAGAAAAATACACAAGATGATAATCAAGTTGAAGAGGAGTTGGGTGGCAGTTTGAAGGAATTATTGCAGGAGGAGTCAGAGCAGACCTCGGACCCTCATCCAACACAAAAAGGCAACAAATTGCAGGAATTGTTGCGTATGGTTAATATGTTGACTAAGAGGGTGGatgatcaagaaaaggagttggcTGATTGTAAAAAGAAGCTTGATGATCATGAAAAACGTTTGAAAAGAACAGGAACACCAGGAACATCAGGTAAATTGGCGCAA TATGCTGATAACGAGGATGCATATGTGGATCCTCGATCTTTCTCTGACAATGATACATCTCCGAGGGTTGTTAGACGTGGGAAAAGAGAAAGAAGGCCCACTCATTTTTTAAATTCCCCTTTCACAACACCGGGCTACAGAAAACCATTGGAGAAG TTGTCTGACGAAGTAGCTTCTAGAGTAAAAAGGCTGAAAGTTTCTTATCAAGGGACTAAAGAAGCTGAGAATGTGTTGCCAATGGAAACTGAAAAGCCTACTGAAAAAGGGGCTGAAAAAGCTGTTGATAAACAAGATGAGAACGTGGCTCTGGTGTCTGAGGAGATTGAGCAAGGAGTTGATTTGCCATTGGTTAATGAAGCAGAAAAACAAGCAGACCAGCATGAT AAAaaggaaaggaagagaaaaaggaaggaaaaggattgggttggtgaggaggaaatttggtcaatggttgataaatttataaacgatcaaggaactttgcaaccaccaccaccaaGTGCATGGAGAGATCAAAGGAAGCATGTGGGGCCAGCAAAAGATTTGAAATCACTAATCCTCAATAAGCAAGATACGCGTTGCATGTTCATTTTCCAAAATGAAACCTTCCTCTTCCTTGATACTGAGTTTTGGAAACGTTTATTGGGAATTGCATTTTCTGGTTATTTGGAAAACATA catattgatggatgggctaccttcctgttgagatttcggcagaggtttctgccccgagctagccagatgtcctcgagtcctcagtttccgattgcagattatacatgtagttctcgatggacgattatgccattgggtttcctcaatcaactggagaaattcaagtccttttatgatgatgacactcaaaatgaggaggagaagggggatacatctaatcctgaagcagaggggatcattaaattcaatcccccagattatatgtatttgattggtcttggggatggtagtgatgacctttatccatcctgggctgaatgtgataag attttgattccaGTACATTTTTCAGATCCTGAACATTTTATACTACTCACTTTGAACTTAGATGAACAGAGAGTATTAGTCTATGATAGTTTAAAGGGTTGTTTGAAAAAAGGTCAACTCGAGGTTGTCTTCAAAAACTTATCAGACAACTTGCCGTTATATTTGAAGGCTATTGATTACTTTAACAAGAAGCAGGACTCACAAATTGTTGACTATTATGAGAACAGAGAAGATGTAGAGTTGATGATCGAGGATGCACCGTATGTGCCAATgcagagtggtggccatg GAACGCAAGGTTTTGTTTGCGTTCTTGCGTATTTAAAAGATATACGCAAGTTGATGTTTGCGTGCTTGCGTATGTTTCATGACATACGCAAG GTCAATTTATGA
- the LOC139888494 gene encoding protein LEAD-SENSITIVE 1-like yields the protein MISCLNCFTGTGNLYLYQYGVDTTFKLRGGTSTNSPSDEPKEVMHRAMYMLWHKGFGDYHLVNNNCEDFALYCKTGLIVSSKSVLSGRSGQVNFITNIFRFHPTVIVLRAFDNFGKVVVKVKVEDMPLKR from the coding sequence ATGATCTCGTGTTTGAATTGTTTCACTGGAACCGGAAACTTGTACCTGTATCAGTACGGAGTGGATACAACTTTTAAACTCCGTGGTGGGACCAGCACCAACTCTCCATCAGATGAACCCAAAGAAGTGATGCATCGAGCCATGTATATGTTGTGGCATAAGGGGTTTGGAGATTATCATTTGGTTAATAATAACTGTGAGGATTTTGCATTGTATTGCAAGACGGGTCTTATAGTTTCTAGCAAGAGTGTATTATCTGGGAGGAGTGGTCAAGTGAATTTTATAACTAATATTTTTAGGTTTCATCCAACAGTAATTGTCTTAAGAGCGTTTGATAATTTTGGAAAGGTCGTGGTTAAGGTTAAAGTGGAGGATATGCCGTTGAAGCGTTGA